The sequence TGGCAACGCCGCCTACGCCCGACTGGAGCGGAGGAAGCGGCACGGGCAGCCTGCCGGCCTGTGTTTCGTTCTTGATAATCTCGACAATATGATCCGCGATTTTCTGCGAGATTTCGTCAACAGGGGGAACCGCGCGGCCATGATCGGGAATATCCGTGAAAACGATGGCTGCGATGCGGTCAAAATCGCACGGATAGTAATAAGTGCCGATACGGTCGTCCGCTTTGACGATCGGGATCGGCTGGCTGTTGGGAACGCGCTCAACCGTATAAACGTCGTGTATGCCCTTTAATGATTCGGGTTGAGAGGTGTTGATTTCAAGAATAACGTGCTTGGCACAGTCGATATAGGTATTGGCCATGCCGATTGATGTGGATGGGATCAGGTGCCCCTCCTCGTCGATACCGACAATCTCAACAATGGCAAAATCAATATCGCCGAAAAATCCGTTTTTAGCCCATACGGCCATCTGGCTTAAATGTACGTCGAAATAATCGATCTCGCCCGCGTTGATAGCGTTGCGGACTGTGGAATTCGTCTGGTAGGGCGTACGGCGCTTCATCGCTCCTGCACGCACCAGCGCGCCGTCGATCTCGTCGCCTACCGAGGCCCCCGTCATAACGGTCAGATTGAGCTTTTCGCCTGTTTCCTCGGCCCGTTTGGCAATGGCAAGAGGTACGGCTTTCGCGTGGCCGGCAGGCGTGAAACCGCTCATGCCGATTGTGGCACCCGGATAGATGAGCTTTGCCGCTTCTTCGGCGCTCATCACCTTGCTGAGATACTTTTCACACTTAATTCTTTCGTTCATAGTTACCCTCCATCATTGG comes from Christensenellaceae bacterium and encodes:
- a CDS encoding acetyl-CoA hydrolase → MNERIKCEKYLSKVMSAEEAAKLIYPGATIGMSGFTPAGHAKAVPLAIAKRAEETGEKLNLTVMTGASVGDEIDGALVRAGAMKRRTPYQTNSTVRNAINAGEIDYFDVHLSQMAVWAKNGFFGDIDFAIVEIVGIDEEGHLIPSTSIGMANTYIDCAKHVILEINTSQPESLKGIHDVYTVERVPNSQPIPIVKADDRIGTYYYPCDFDRIAAIVFTDIPDHGRAVPPVDEISQKIADHIVEIIKNETQAGRLPVPLPPLQSGVGGVANAVLAGLKKSDFTDLKVYSEVLQDAVFDLIDAGKISFASGTSLTVSPDFEEQYHANFENYRGKIMLRPQEISNHPEVIRRLGIIAMNTAIEADIYGNTNSSHINGTRIMNGIGGSGDFAQNAGLSIFMTPSTAKNGTLSCIVPFVTHVDHTEHDIHFLVTEYGYADLRCLTPKQRAHAIIENCAHPDFRPMLREYLEHSCKECAAQQTPHILKDVFKDK